In Lagopus muta isolate bLagMut1 chromosome 14, bLagMut1 primary, whole genome shotgun sequence, the DNA window AGGGCCGTGGTTCTACTCGgtgctgctctctctgcagaTCTTCTGCGCCCGCTGCTCGCCGCACACCGCTGCGCTGCCACACTACGGCCAGCCCAGACCTGTGCGTGTCTGCACGCACTGCCACGCCACGCACCTCCCGTCCTGGCGTAGCCGCACCCGCTGATGGGCCCTGGCTGCGGGACgcggctgtggggctgctgggcagaCCCCGTACCCGTGGGGCCAGGTGGGCGCAGGTCCGCTCGCCCCGTGCCCGCAGAGCCTGGCGCTGCTCCATCCCCAGGGCTGAAAACGCGCCTTGTTGCGGTTTTGCTTCGTTGTGTTTTTTTGCAGGTGAACTTTGGCTGCTGTCGGGCCCAGGGCAGAGTCTCTCCCCCCCGGCGACCGTCATGAGAAGGGCGCGAGCAGCCCTCACGTGACGGCACCGCCCGGGGGCCGATGTGGGCCGGGCCCTCGGGGGGCTCCGACACCGGCGGGATCTTAATAAAGAGATGGAACAGCCGCGTGGGCCGGGCCGAGTGCCGCGCCGGGGTGGGTGGGAGCTCACGCAGCGCGGCTGCAGAGGTGCGCGCGGCCTGCAGGCGCAACCAAGGGCGCACACGAAGGTGCACGGCTGCGCCTGCCGCCCCGCGCGTCCACGTGCACGCAAGCACGTGCCATCCGCGCCCGTTCAGCGCACACGCGCGCCACGTACGCACGCCTGCGACGCGCGCGGGCCGGACGCGCACACGCTCACGACGCTCGCAGAGACGCGCACCCGGTGCGCACCCACGTGACGGCCGCGCGCTCCGACGCGCCGGGGAGGGGCCGAACGCGAGGGGGCGTGGCCTGCGTCCGGGCGGGCGTGGTCTGCCGCGAGGGGGCGTGGTCTGCCGCGAGGGGGCGTGGCCCCGCCCCGCTCCGATTCAAATTTGAAGCACGAGCTTTCCCGCCCGAAGTTGTTTCCCCGGCGCGCCGACGTCAGCCCCGCGGGGCCGCGCGCGGCCAATGGGCGCtcccgccgcccggcccggccccgccgccaccTCCCGCGGCGCCCGCACCCGGCGGGGCCCGGCCGCAGCCATGGAGCGCGCGGCCTCCAGCAtccaggtgctgctgcaggcggCCGAGTTCCTGGAGCGGAGGGAGCGGCGCGACCGGATCGCCCCGTGCCTGGCGGAGGCCGAACACGGGTACGCCTCGCCGTGCCCTGCGCGGCTCCGCCAGGCCGGGGACGGCGGCAGGTGAGCGGCGCGCGGGGGGAGCGTCATCGCCTCCCGGTGCCGGTCCCGGTGCTGACGGCCCGCGCGCTCCCACAGGTCGGTGCACAACGCGTTGGAGAAGCACAGGTACCGGCGGGGGAACGgagcggggcgcggggccgggccgtgcCCTGTTGCGCTGACCGCCGTCCCGGCCGCAGGCGGGCGCAGCTCCGGCGCTGCctggagcagctgaagcagcaggtGCCGCTGGGCTCGGGGCCGGCCCGGCCCACCACGCTGAGCCTCCTGCACCGCGCTCGGCTGCACATCCAGGTGAGCTCAGCCCGGCGCCGGTGGAGGGGAGGGGTCCGCATCCCTCCGTTCTCCCTCAAACCTGACCGCCCGCCGGGTCCCGCAGcggctgcaggagcaggaggtgagagCGCGCCGGGTGAAGGACCGCCTGCGGAGCCGGCAGCAGAGCCTGCGACAGcggctggagcagctgctgagcccTGGCGGGGCCGAGCGGAGCCGTGCCGACAGCCTGGACTCGTCACAGCTCTCGGAGCAGTCGGGCTCAGACGGAGGTCTGTATGAGGGTGATGGGGGGGGCATTGGGCGGCCGCTGGGCGCTGACCCTGCCCCTCTGCGCAGAGGAAGCCGAGGTCGACGTGGAGGGTGCAGGGCTCGGTGCGGAGCCGCTGGTTGGCTTCTGCACCGGGAAAGACCACAGCTACTCcagcccccgcagcccctgGTCCTGACAGCACTGTCCTCCGGGACACACGCCACATCAACCCGGGGCTGTGGGGGGCATCGGGTGCCTGGTGCATCCCTACCCCAGGTGGCTGAGTAGAGCTGGATGCTGGGCCCCACTCTGCACAGCAAAGTACTGGGGGGCGTGGAAGGCACTGGCAAACAGCCTGACCCCAGTGGGGACGTGCTGTGATTGTGTACAGTGGACGCAGGGCAGTGCCCACCCCCCAGAGGCAGCTACAGGCTAGCCCTGCTGGAGCCAGGAAGGGGAAGCAAGCATGCTTAGCAATGCTTCGTGCCCCCACCATACCCTGACTCCTCTCTCTTGTATATACTGATACTATTATTGCAGTAAAGGCACTTGGTTAAACTGTGTCTGCTTCTTGCCTGTGGCTGGCAGGACTCGCTGCCTGCATCCAtccccagagctctgctccaaAAGCCCAGCCCTCAGCCAAGTCAGAGGTGGAAGTCGACTCTTTAATGATAATTACATCTTAGGATCTAACAGCAGCTGATTGTCAGACTTTtacagttaaaaatataaaatttaagGAGGCTCCTATCTGTTCTGGTGTAGCCCAGCTCTTGCCTGTGTCCAGCTCCTCACACGAACTGCTTCTTCTTAGTGGCTGCCTTGCTTGCTAGGTCCTTGGCTTTTTCTGTAGCAGCCAGAGCTGTCTCCTTTGCTTTCTCGGTTGCTTCCTTTGCTGTCTCCACCAGGGTTTTAGATGGAGCTTCTCCTGAAACACACAAGTTGTTGACCCGACCCCAGTTGCCTCTGCATTGCCCCAGCTGAAACAAGCTGGGTGAACCATGtcctgccttctcctccacaCAGAAGAAACCCAGCCCTGTGTTCCCAACCCACATGCATTATAGCACGTCCCAGTGAGTTCCAGGCACGTGacaactgctgctctgctccccctTCTGTCCGTGCTCCACCCCGCCCAGCCTccgcacagcacagcctgggcctgGCTGTACTGCCTGGCAGCTCCACTCCGGAAGAGCAGTTGTTCTTGTGAGGGCAAAGGCAAGGGGCAAAGATGTCACAGTCAGTTTAGCTGAAGCTGGGGCCTACGCATGGACTGGAGTGATGCCAGCATGACCTGCATCTCCCAGAGACTTGTCCTACCCAGCCCTGCCCTACCCTACCCTTGGCTGTTTACCTTGCATCTTTGCTAGCACGTATTCAAATCCTTTAGTGCTCTTGGTCACGTTGCTTTTGAACCTGGCCAGACCAAACTCCTGCAACAGAAAAACTTATGGAGGTGCAACCAGCAATCCTTCCTCAGGCTCTGTCCCAGGCTGAGCAATCCCAAATATATGGTGGCTCTGGACTCCCCAAGAGGTCACAAAGATTGGGAAGCGatggggaaagggggaaaacCAGCACAGGGCATGGGTACAGCAGTGACTGAGCTCTTGAAAGAGACGGCACAGCAGGGGCTCTATGCAGCACT includes these proteins:
- the MXD3 gene encoding max dimerization protein 3 — encoded protein: MERAASSIQVLLQAAEFLERRERRDRIAPCLAEAEHGYASPCPARLRQAGDGGRSVHNALEKHRRAQLRRCLEQLKQQVPLGSGPARPTTLSLLHRARLHIQRLQEQEVRARRVKDRLRSRQQSLRQRLEQLLSPGGAERSRADSLDSSQLSEQSGSDGEEAEVDVEGAGLGAEPLVGFCTGKDHSYSSPRSPWS